From the genome of Metallibacterium scheffleri:
GTCCGAGGTGGTCAATGTCGGCGACGAACTCGAAGTGCGCGTGCTCAAGTTCGACCGCGAGCGCAACCGCGTCAGCCTCGGCCTGAAGCAGCTCGGCGACGATCCGTGGGTCAACATCGCGCGCCGCTATCCGGTCAATGCGCGCCTGTTCGGCAAGGTCAGCAATGTCACCGATTACGGCTGTTTCGTCGAGATCGAGCCGGGTGTCGAGGGTCTGGTGCACGTCTCCGAGATGGACTGGACCAACAAGAACGTCAACCCGGCCAAGGTGGTGCAGGTCGGCGACGATTGCGAGGTGATGGTGCTGGATGTCGATGAGGAGCGTCGCCGCATCTCGCTGGGCATCAAGCAGACCCGCGCCAATCCGTGGGAAACCTTCGCCGCGATCCACAAGAAGGGCGATCGCGTCAATGGCGCGATCAAGTCGATCACCGACTTCGGCATCTTCATCGGCCTGGACGGCGGCATCGACGGCCTGGTGCACTTGTCCGACATCTCCTGGAACAGTACCGGCGAGGAATTGGTGCGCAACTTCAAGAAGGGCGACGAGATCGAGGCCGTGGTGCTGGCCGTGGATCCGGAGCGCGAGCGCATCAGCCTTGGCGTCAAGCAGATGGAGCAGGATCCGTTCGGCCAGTTCATGGCCGGCCATCCGCGCGGCAGCATCGTCAGCGGCGTGGTCAAGGAAGTGGACGCCAAGGGTGCGCTGATCGCGCTCGAGGATGGCGTCGAGGGCTACCTGCGCGCCAACGACATCGCCAAGGAGCGCATCGAGGACGCCACCCTGCACCTCAAGGTGGGCGACAAGGTCGAGGCCAAGTTCACCGGCATGGACCGCAAGGGTCGCCAGATGCAGCTCTCGATCCGCGCCAAGGACGAGGAGGATCTGCAGGACACCATGGCCGATTACCAGAGCGCAGCCGGCGGCACCACCAAGCTGGGCGCCCTGCTCAAGGAACAGATGAAGAAGGGCTGATCCTGCCCGTCCCCCGGCGGGCTGGGGTTCGCCCCGCCCGCCTACTGGCGCCGCCATGACCAAATCCGATCTCATCGAAGCCCTGGCACGCAGCCAGGCACACCTGGCCCTCGCCGACGTCGAAATCGGCGTCAAGCACGTGCTTGACCAGATGACCGAGGCGCTGTCCACTGGCGCGCGCATCGAGGTGCGCGGCTTCGGCAGTTTCTCGCTGCACTACCGCGCGCCGCGTGTCGGCCGCAATCCGAAATCAGGCGAAGCGGTGGCGCTGCCGGGCAAGCACGTGCCGCATTTCAAGCCGGGCAAGGAACTGCGCGAGCGCGTCAACGGCCATTGACCGGCGTGCACCCGACACGCCCTGATTCCCGGCGCGCCGCAGGCGTTCTGGCCGCGTGGCGCTTGC
Proteins encoded in this window:
- the rpsA gene encoding 30S ribosomal protein S1 produces the protein MTESFAELFENSQTLSKLKPGSIVLGTVIDVRSDVVVINAGLKSEGIIPIEEFRDDDGQIRIQIGDEVKVALDAIENGTGETKLSREKAKRSMVWDDLEEAFTNNTAISGRITGKVKGGFTVDIKDVRAFLPGSLVDVRPVRDPVYLEGKDLEFKLIKLDRKRNNVVVSRRAVVESEFSVEREQLMERLQEGAVLKGVVKNLTDYGAFVDLGGIDGLLHITDMAWKRVRHPSEVVNVGDELEVRVLKFDRERNRVSLGLKQLGDDPWVNIARRYPVNARLFGKVSNVTDYGCFVEIEPGVEGLVHVSEMDWTNKNVNPAKVVQVGDDCEVMVLDVDEERRRISLGIKQTRANPWETFAAIHKKGDRVNGAIKSITDFGIFIGLDGGIDGLVHLSDISWNSTGEELVRNFKKGDEIEAVVLAVDPERERISLGVKQMEQDPFGQFMAGHPRGSIVSGVVKEVDAKGALIALEDGVEGYLRANDIAKERIEDATLHLKVGDKVEAKFTGMDRKGRQMQLSIRAKDEEDLQDTMADYQSAAGGTTKLGALLKEQMKKG
- a CDS encoding integration host factor subunit beta, which codes for MTKSDLIEALARSQAHLALADVEIGVKHVLDQMTEALSTGARIEVRGFGSFSLHYRAPRVGRNPKSGEAVALPGKHVPHFKPGKELRERVNGH